Within the Microbacterium sp. 1S1 genome, the region CCCTCACCGGCGACGCCAGGGTGCTCAAGCAGATCGCACGGTTCACGCGGGACTTCGACGTCACGACCCTGGGGTACGGCGACGCGCCGGAGGGTGTGGTTTCCCACTTCTCCATGCCGAGAGACGTCCGCTACAACGACCTGGACGGCAAGCTCATCACGCTCAAGCGCTACCGGAAGGCGTACTGGCGACTGTCCGCGGTGCGATGGTCCCGGGAAGCGCTGAAGGGGCGGCGGTTCGATGTGATCATCGCCAACGACGTCGAGGCGGTTCCGGTCGCGGTCAAGATGCGGCCCCGGTTCGGCGTCCTCGCCGACCTGCACGAGTACTCGCCTCGCCTGCACGACGACAACGAGCTCTGGTTCCAGCGCATCACGCCCTGGTTCGAGTGGGTGGTGCGCAGGTACGTCACGAAGGCGGCCGCCTGGACCACCGTGAGCGAGGGGCTCGCCGCCGAGTACGAGCGGAACTTCGGCTTCCACGCCGAGCTGGTCAGCAACGCGACCCCCTACCACGATCTGCGCCCCGGAGCGGTCTCCTCGCCGATCCGGCTCGTGCACAGCGGGGCCGGTCTCACCAACCGCCAGCTCCATCTGATGGCGGAAGCCGTGGCGACAGCGGACGCGGACGTCACGCTCGACTTCTACCTGACGGCGAACCATCCCGCGTATCTCGAGGAGTTGAAGGAGTACGCCGCGACGACCGACCGTGTCCGCGTCCTCGACCCCGTGCCCTATTCCGAGCTGGTCACGACGCTGAACTCCTACGACGTGGGGGTCTTCCTCCTCCCGCCGCTGACGTTCAACTATCGGCACGCTCTGCCGAACAAGCTCTTCGACTTCATCCAGGCGAGGCTCGGCATCGTCGTCGGTCCGTCCCCGGAGATGGCAGGCTACGTGGAGCGCTACGGTGTGGGCGCCGTGGCTCCCGACTTCACGGTGGAGGCCCTGCGCGCGACGATCGAGCAGCTCACGCCGGAGTCGGTGGCGGCGTTCAAGCAGCACGCGCACGACAGCGCGCACGAGCTCGAGGGGGAACGTCAGGTCGAGAAG harbors:
- a CDS encoding glycosyltransferase, whose product is MTARPTMLIMSFSPLTGDARVLKQIARFTRDFDVTTLGYGDAPEGVVSHFSMPRDVRYNDLDGKLITLKRYRKAYWRLSAVRWSREALKGRRFDVIIANDVEAVPVAVKMRPRFGVLADLHEYSPRLHDDNELWFQRITPWFEWVVRRYVTKAAAWTTVSEGLAAEYERNFGFHAELVSNATPYHDLRPGAVSSPIRLVHSGAGLTNRQLHLMAEAVATADADVTLDFYLTANHPAYLEELKEYAATTDRVRVLDPVPYSELVTTLNSYDVGVFLLPPLTFNYRHALPNKLFDFIQARLGIVVGPSPEMAGYVERYGVGAVAPDFTVEALRATIEQLTPESVAAFKQHAHDSAHELEGERQVEKWGRIIDGLVAKGRR